The Tenacibaculum jejuense genome includes a window with the following:
- a CDS encoding START-like domain-containing protein → MSKVKFELEIPVHASPALLYQYFATPSGLEEWFADRVNSRGKIITFLWDDSEEEATIVTKKADERIKFKWTESEGDESYFEFRVQVDPLTKDVSLIVTDFADDEESAEEAKMLWENQIDELKHLIGA, encoded by the coding sequence ATGAGTAAAGTTAAATTTGAATTAGAGATACCTGTACACGCTTCACCAGCGTTGTTATATCAATATTTTGCAACTCCTTCTGGTTTAGAAGAATGGTTTGCTGATCGAGTGAATTCTAGAGGGAAAATTATTACCTTTTTATGGGATGACAGTGAAGAAGAAGCAACTATTGTAACAAAGAAAGCAGATGAGCGTATAAAATTTAAATGGACAGAAAGTGAAGGAGACGAAAGTTATTTTGAATTTAGAGTTCAAGTAGATCCTTTAACAAAAGATGTTTCTTTAATCGTTACTGATTTTGCTGATGATGAAGAATCTGCTGAAGAAGCTAAAATGCTGTGGGAAAATCAAATCGATGAATTAAAACATTTAATTGGAGCCTAA
- a CDS encoding aminotransferase class IV produces the protein MINHNGNLIDTSEFQLTVENRAFKFGDGIFETIKILNGKVVFFEDHYFRLMASMRMLRMKIPMNFTLEFLEGEIKKVAENFSETNLRARLTVYRKDGGLYTPKTNEIDYVIDVKPVTAEIKDKYVLDLYKDFYNYSGMLSTVKTINRMLNTIAAVFAEENDLDNCVLLNERKGVAEVTNGNIFIIKGSTIKTPALTEGCIKGIVRKKVIQLLEEHKDYTIEETSISPFEIQKADEVFITNAIVGVQPVTNYRKKEFKTEISEKISKSLKLMAFTN, from the coding sequence ATGATAAATCATAACGGTAATTTAATCGATACTTCTGAATTTCAGTTAACTGTTGAAAATAGAGCATTTAAATTTGGTGATGGTATTTTTGAAACGATCAAAATTTTAAATGGAAAAGTTGTGTTTTTCGAAGATCATTATTTTAGATTAATGGCTTCTATGCGCATGTTACGTATGAAAATTCCTATGAATTTTACCTTAGAATTTTTAGAAGGTGAAATAAAGAAGGTAGCTGAGAATTTTTCAGAAACCAATTTAAGAGCTAGACTAACTGTCTATAGAAAAGATGGAGGATTATACACTCCAAAAACAAATGAGATAGATTATGTTATAGATGTTAAACCTGTGACAGCTGAAATTAAAGATAAATATGTTCTAGATTTATATAAAGATTTTTATAATTATTCAGGGATGTTATCTACTGTGAAAACAATCAATAGAATGTTAAACACAATAGCAGCTGTTTTCGCTGAAGAAAATGACCTAGACAATTGTGTACTGCTTAACGAAAGAAAAGGAGTTGCAGAAGTTACCAACGGTAATATTTTTATCATAAAAGGAAGTACAATTAAAACACCAGCCTTAACCGAAGGTTGTATTAAAGGAATAGTTCGAAAAAAAGTTATTCAATTGTTAGAAGAGCATAAAGATTATACAATAGAAGAAACATCAATTTCTCCATTTGAAATTCAGAAAGCAGACGAAGTTTTTATAACAAATGCTATTGTAGGCGTACAACCAGTAACAAATTACAGGAAAAAAGAGTTTAAGACAGAAATTTCCGAGAAAATAAGTAAAAGCTTAAAGTTAATGGCTTTCACTAATTAA
- a CDS encoding L-dopachrome tautomerase-related protein, with product MKKILIFILATGILNCNSKKTQIENVTSFKGQQVTGVSVSEKGRIFANFPRWRKDVKNSVVEVLEAGKSIPFPNKKWNTWKIGDTHSDSVFVAVQSVVTFENKLYVLDTRNPLFSGVIDNPRIFTFDLTSNQLVKTYTLSKDSFHKDSYINDLRVDKKKGKIYLTDSGHAGIVVVDINSGESFRVLDNHKTTLAEKDQLTFNNGIWKNTVHSDGIALDTKNDVLYFHALTGYSLYAISTEDLIKNDKSEIGKSVKFVTKTAAPDGMIIDELGNLFFADLENNKIMKFTISSGNITVVAEGSKVKWADTFSIYKNELFYTNSRINEAKEDISEMEFTINKLRIN from the coding sequence ATGAAAAAAATATTAATATTTATTCTTGCTACAGGAATTTTGAACTGTAATTCTAAGAAAACACAAATAGAAAATGTGACAAGCTTTAAAGGACAACAGGTAACTGGTGTAAGTGTAAGTGAAAAAGGTAGAATTTTTGCTAATTTTCCTAGGTGGCGAAAAGATGTGAAAAACTCAGTTGTTGAAGTTTTAGAAGCTGGGAAATCAATTCCTTTTCCTAATAAAAAATGGAATACTTGGAAAATAGGAGATACACACTCTGACAGTGTATTTGTTGCTGTTCAATCTGTGGTTACTTTCGAAAACAAACTATATGTTTTAGATACACGCAATCCTTTATTTAGCGGTGTAATTGATAATCCTAGAATTTTCACATTTGATCTTACGTCTAATCAATTGGTAAAGACATATACTTTAAGTAAAGATAGTTTTCATAAAGATTCATACATTAATGATTTACGTGTAGACAAGAAGAAAGGTAAAATATATCTAACAGATTCTGGACATGCAGGAATTGTAGTCGTAGACATAAACTCAGGAGAATCATTCAGGGTTTTGGATAATCACAAAACGACACTTGCTGAAAAAGATCAATTAACTTTTAATAATGGTATTTGGAAGAATACAGTGCATTCTGACGGAATAGCATTAGATACAAAAAATGATGTATTGTATTTTCATGCGTTAACCGGATATAGTTTATATGCAATTTCAACAGAGGATTTAATTAAAAATGACAAATCAGAAATTGGAAAAAGTGTAAAGTTTGTTACAAAAACTGCTGCTCCAGATGGAATGATTATAGATGAATTGGGTAATTTATTTTTTGCCGATTTAGAAAATAATAAAATTATGAAGTTTACTATTTCAAGTGGAAATATTACTGTTGTAGCAGAAGGAAGTAAAGTTAAATGGGCAGATACATTTAGTATTTATAAAAATGAGTTGTTTTACACAAACTCTAGGATTAATGAAGCTAAAGAAGATATCAGTGAAATGGAATTTACTATTAATAAATTGAGAATAAATTAA